One genomic region from Torulaspora delbrueckii CBS 1146 chromosome 4, complete genome encodes:
- the NUF2 gene encoding kinetochore-associated Ndc80 complex subunit NUF2 (similar to Saccharomyces cerevisiae NUF2 (YOL069W); ancestral locus Anc_3.149) — protein MSADIFPLLDYSELAICLQSCDFSLATEENIARPTSQFVITLYKQIIDSFMGISSDALLKKGQEHINDATEYEEENEEAFYSESLQVLVLNKICYKFFQNIGVSDFNMMDLYRPDTQRTKRLLSAVVNYARFREERMFDCNRFISQTEALLGQLRSKFDEYNLLQQQMKRYEEEEKQIDEVGVQSNGDELEALESNNRSIETQLKKLTQIQETLSIDYNNYKEQKQRMLKELETLGFQIVELDSQWEKLEKYAESNMDELERSIEELGMLLEAKQQKLSQLEHSQENLRTSAQTFQRVIEELYGILQIVSVEIQNSHRKEEGLVELKRQLALRHSKVENILTSWVMVKLSILEEQLEMTKKQLTELTESSKNNHEANAQHFLSLQQKYTEQIMPEIQEAEMHIEKDLMVGEVKKLEGKMHRLQVEFQQEVEAIDMEYSLLAGHMNKYLEVMLEKMN, from the coding sequence ATGAGTGCTGATATATTTCCATTGCTTGATTACTCGGAATTGGCTATATGCTTACAGAGTTGCGACTTTTCATTGGCCACAGAGGAGAACATTGCACGTCCCACTTCACAGTTCGTCATAACGCTTTACAAGCAGATCATTGACAGCTTTATGGGTATATCCTCAGACGCATTACTGAAGAAAGGACAGGAGCACATAAATGATGCCACGGAGTATGAGgaggagaatgaagaagcattTTATTCCGAGAGCTTGCAAGTCTTGGTTCTCAACAAGATATGTTACAAGTTCTTCCAGAATATTGGAGTGTCCGATTTCAACATGATGGATCTATACAGGCCTGATACACAGAGGACTAAGAGACTACTTAGTGCTGTGGTGAATTACGCCCGATTCCGTGAGGAAAGGATGTTTGATTGTAATAGATTTATATCGCAAACGGAAGCTTTGCTGGGACAACTCCGATCTaaatttgatgagtatAACCTTTTGCAACAGCAAATGAAGCGATatgaggaggaagagaagcAGATCGATGAAGTTGGGGTTCAAAGTAATGGAGATGAATTGGAGGCTTTAGAAAGCAACAATAGAAGTATAGAAACACAGCTGAAAAAACTGACCCAAATACAAGAAACTTTGTCAATCGATTACAATAATTACAAGGAACAGAAACAGAGgatgttgaaagagttggAGACGTTGGGATTTCAAATAGTCGAGCTTGATTCTCAGTGGGAAAAACTAGAGAAATATGCAGAAAGTAATATGGATGAATTAGAAAGAAGTATAGAAGAGTTGGGAATGCTATTAGAAGCCAAGCAACAGAAATTGTCTCAATTAGAACATAGCCAGGAAAATTTGCGCACATCCGCCCAGACGTTTCAGCgtgtcattgaagaactatACGGTATATTGCAGATAGTTTCAGtggaaattcaaaattCACATCGCAAAGAGGAAGGGTTAGTTGAGTTGAAAAGGCAGCTAGCACTACGACACAGTAAAGTGGAAAATATCCTGACGTCTTGGGTTATGGTTAAACTTTCAATACTTGAAGAGCAGCTGGAAATGACAAAAAAACAACTCACTGAACTCACGGAATCATCCAAAAACAATCATGAAGCTAATGCGCAGCATTTTTTGAGTTTGCAGCAGAAGTATACAGAGCAGATCATGCCCGAGATACAGGAGGCGGAAATGCATATCGAGAAAGATCTGATGGTTGGTGAAGTCAAGAAACTAGAGGGAAAGATGCATAGATTGCAAGTAGAGTTTCAGCAGGAAGTTGAGGCAATTGACATGGAATATTCGTTGCTCGCAGGTCACATGAATAAGTACCTGGAGGTAATGCTAGAGAAGATGAACTAG
- the MTF2 gene encoding Mtf2p (similar to Saccharomyces cerevisiae MTF2 (YDL044C); ancestral locus Anc_3.147): MLRFTRLLKHRKVYGRAIYSVKAPNTKDTSSTQNVQFKDEGDLASVQERALFGAVFNKLMKREEIRKKSGGEILSHATSIVPGENNDHNDDDSRGLQVVFEKKNQEIRPEDRKLFDFFKNTSGSSQLGDIGESAKLTTDDIRNYPVSLISSIFSEKDHKQMPGSEKASKILTDDKVTALLDKVAGVESSLNLKMNKEVLETLEAKERLNAAINGAMEKYLADLHSQIETDYDFLALVKRFLNMYVNRDTILDNNDLKSSAEIVSHIKNQLSFNSKDLPRPYGVTLPFTLVKLLTSKELNFPSERKYALASYIYQECKNSNDISLYLNVCNVDFYNLLLQLSWDNFREVYQLKQLTTEMSINGIRGDIYTVEILGKIAHELRHINDGIVDEDTGIIEGNPLTVGVVWCRENSVDLLLLENYLKKLKESLA; encoded by the coding sequence ATGCTACGATTCACTAGGCTACTTAAACACCGTAAAGTGTACGGGAGGGCTATATATTCTGTTAAGGCCCCAAATACAAAAGACACCTCTTCCACTCAGAATGTCCAGTTTAAAGATGAAGGCGATCTAGCTAGTGTCCAGGAGAGAGCTTTATTCGGAGCagttttcaacaaactcatGAAAAGAGAGGAGATCCGGAAGAAGAGTGGCGGTGAAATCCTTTCGCATGCAACTTCCATAGTACCTGGCGAAAACAATGACCacaatgatgatgacaGTAGAGGTTTGCAAGTTgtttttgagaagaaaaaccaGGAGATTAGACCTGAGGATAGGAAGCtatttgatttctttaaGAATACCAGTGGGAGCTCCCAGTTAGGTGATATAGGCGAGTCAGCCAAACTAACCACTGATGATATCAGAAACTATCCCGTATCGCTCATTTCAAGCATATTCTCAGAGAAAGACCACAAACAAATGCCAGGGAGCGAAAAGGCTAGCAAAATTCTTACAGATGATAAGGTCACTGCCCTGCTGGACAAAGTGGCGGGGGTTGAGAGCAGtttaaatttgaagatgaataAAGAAGTCttggagactttggaagCCAAAGAGAGGTTAAACGCTGCCATAAATGGAGCCATGGAAAAGTATCTGGCTGATCTGCattctcaaattgaaacTGACTATGACTTTCTGGCTCTAGTAAAACGGTTCTTGAATATGTATGTCAACAGAGATACCATATTGGACAATAATGACCTAAAATCATCCGCAGAGATCGTAAGTCACATCAAAAATCAGCTCAGCTTCAATTCGAAAGATTTACCACGACCATATGGGGTGACCTTGCCCTTCACGCTAGTGAAACTTTTAACCTCAAAGGAATTAAACTTTCCCTCTGAAAGAAAATATGCACTAGCTTCTTACATCTACCAGGAATGCAAAAATTCAAACGATATCTCATTGTATTTGAATGTTTGTAACGTTGATTTTTACAATCTGCTGTTACAATTATCGTGGGATAACTTTCGTGAAGTTTACCAACTCAAGCAATTAACGACAGAAATGAGCATCAATGGTATCCGCGGTGATATTTATACAGTTGAGATCCTGGGCAAAATCGCCCATGAACTGAGACACATTAACGATGGAATAGTTGACGAAGATACCGGTATAATAGAGGGAAATCCGTTAACAGTTGGCGTTGTGTGGTGTCGAGAAAATAGTGTTGATCTACTGCTCCTCGAGAACTACCTCAAGAAGTTAAAAGAGAGTTTAGCCTAG
- the NBA1 gene encoding Nba1p (similar to Saccharomyces cerevisiae YOL070C; ancestral locus Anc_3.148) translates to MPKEGSTNVALSTQRLSAMIDSLQREDVDEQLLRIAKPKTSEYPSQPEAINFTPPKVTQRSPSKLYRSPAGLVSLDSADNRTSMISDYSGVEMEGVGVSYIVQNQNKSKSNQDLPNLPALPSVETLKTFADVSDAKRISSGSDDLVVKAVANAKAVARMVSTSSKVSATSEYSERNPEAVGTAVESLRLLSINKRHMAPSSVGSGNLASESGSSYYNHARDEEAETFLLNNDETKSPVTKVSNPHSGSSDNISVATSIVPPLWTTVTGNQEGEKPSRSETSSFNPTIPPRNKNRPRSRLFIRDTLDEIEQQLREQIRDPIEEQEAPETVTRTSSTTNHSDAYFSATSYQDDDKDIHEILKDSNNSKDVEYLERPLPNVPSPLRRDSTIRIQESQVKSNGKEDSTVVLDEDEQYEDLDETEQQISDGSSNRTPVKGNPTHVSKSKSSNGKASHKKKTGKKKRQELRSFDIDTLSQLLNFTKGTLIGSEFTNLGMNIEEKRALERLVDSLSRLTADMVLDPDRYEEGLRRLDKATKALEGF, encoded by the coding sequence ATGCCGAAGGAAGGCTCTACGAATGTTGCGCTTAGCACTCAAAGACTCTCTGCGATGATTGATTCCTTACAAAGagaagatgttgatgaaCAGCTTTTACGCATAGCTAAACCAAAGACAAGTGAGTATCCCAGCCAACCAGAGGCAATCAATTTCACTCCACCAAAGGTTACGCAGCGCTCTCCAAGTAAGCTATACAGATCGCCAGCTGGCTTGGTATCATTGGACTCAGCAGATAATAGGACTAGTATGATCTCAGATTATTCGGGGGTGGAAATGGAAGGTGTCGGGGTATCCTATATTGTTCAGAATCAAAACAAGTCGAAGTCGAACCAAGACCTTCCCAATCTACCAGCTCTTCCCTCGGTCGAAACGTTGAAGACTTTTGCAGATGTCTCCGATGCGAAAAGGATCAGTTCAGGCTCTGATGACTTGGTCGTTAAGGCAGTCGCAAATGCTAAAGCTGTAGCACGTATGGTATCTACGTCATCAAAAGTCTCTGCCACATCAGAATATTCCGAACGTAATCCTGAAGCTGTGGGAACAGCCGTTGAATCCCTGAGACTTCTATCAATAAACAAGCGTCATATGGCACCATCATCCGTAGGATCTGGGAACCTGGCCAGCGAGAGCGGCTCTTCATACTACAATCATGCAAGAGACGAAGAGGCCGAGACCTTCTTACTAAATAATGACGAAACTAAATCCCCAGTTACCAAGGTTTCCAACCCACACTCAGGTAGCAGTGACAACATATCAGTGGCAACTAGCATTGTTCCTCCACTGTGGACTACTGTGACAGGAAACCAAGAGGGTGAGAAACCTTCCCGTTCGGAAACGAGTTCATTCAATCCTACCATCCCCCCAAGAAACAAGAATAGACCCAGATCAAGACTATTTATCCGCGATACtttggatgaaattgagcaACAATTGAGGGAACAAATACGAGATCCCATTgaggaacaagaagctCCTGAAACGGTAACCAGAACTAGCTCCACGACCAATCATTCAGACGCCTATTTCTCAGCCACAAGTTATCAGGATGACGATAAAGATATACACGAAATATTGAAAGACTCAAATAATTCCAAGGATGTTGAATATCTAGAACGGCCCCTTCCCAACGTTCCTAGCCCTCTACGCCGTGATTCCACGATCAGGATTCAGGAGTCTCAAGTTAAGTCAAATGGAAAGGAAGACTCAACTGTGGTTCTAGATGAGGATGAGCAATATGAGGACTTAGATGAAACTGAGCAGCAGATATCTGATGGCTCATCGAACAGGACGCCAGTAAAGGGCAACCCAACGCACGTCTCGAAAAGTAAAAGCTCCAATGGGAAGGCATCACATAAGAAAAAGActggtaagaagaagaggcagGAACTGAGATCTTTCGATATTGATACGCTGTCCCAGCTACTAAATTTTACTAAAGGGACTTTGATAGGTTCTGAGTTTACGAACCTGGGTATGAATATCGAAGAGAAAAGAGCACTCGAAAGACTAGTTGACTCTTTATCGAGGCTCACAGCTGATATGGTACTGGATCCCGATCGCTACGAAGAAGGACTAAGAAGATTGGATAAGGCTACAAAGGCTCTCGAAGGTTTCTAA
- the FAD1 gene encoding FMN adenylyltransferase (similar to Saccharomyces cerevisiae FAD1 (YDL045C); ancestral locus Anc_3.146), with product MDLGQIAQYCYNLTTSYLRIENATSVISETQDAIKLTRRCFLDDIFPTWSPLNSEISFSYNGGKDCQALLLLYLSCIWEFFLLTLEHSLYDPKYHAFPLKELPTVFIDHEQTFSTLEEFVATSSKRYCLSLYESGRDNERDTSMADAFKKYLEVHPEMKAFVIGIRHTDPYAANLKAIQRTDANWPDFVRLQPFLHWKLANVWSFLIYSNEPICGLYGLGLTSIGSINNTLPNPHLKVDQDDKPNLMFQWEIEHAFSDSKDASGEAVNVSTVNAADLKLLNQPQDRYLPGWYLTDDSLERAGRIKKE from the coding sequence ATGGATTTAGGCCAGATTGCACAGTATTGCTACAATTTAACTACATCGTACTTACGAATAGAAAATGCGACTTCTGTGATCTCCGAGACGCAGGATGCCATCAAGCTTACCAGAAGGTGCTTCCTCGACGATATTTTTCCTACATGGAGCCCGTTAAACTCAGAGATTTCTTTTTCATACAATGGTGGTAAGGATTGCCAAGCTTTATTACTATTGTATCTGAGCTGTATATGGGAATTCTTCCTATTAACTCTCGAACACTCCCTATACGATCCCAAATACCACGCTTTCCCACTAAAAGAACTACCTACCGTTTTTATAGACCATGAGCAGACATTCTCAACACTGGAGGAGTTTGTAGCTACCTCATCGAAGCGGTATTGTTTATCACTTTATGAGTCAGGACGGGACAACGAGAGAGATACGAGCATGGCAGAcgcattcaagaaatatctGGAGGTACATCCTGAGATGAAGGCGTTTGTCATAGGTATTAGACATACAGATCCATATGCGGCAAATTTGAAGGCCATACAACGGACCGATGCCAATTGGCCCGATTTTGTAAGGTTACAGCCTTTCCTTCACTGGAAATTGGCGAACGTCTGGAGTTTTCTTATCTATTCTAATGAGCCTATATGTGGCCTATATGGTCTCGGGCTCACTTCAATAGGCAGCATCAACAATACTTTACCCAACCCACATCTAAAAGTTGACCAGGATGATAAACCAAACTTGATGTTCCAGTGGGAGATAGAACACGCGTTTTCAGATTCTAAGGATGCTTCTGGTGAAGCAGTCAACGTTTCCACAGTTAATGCAGCCGATTTAAAGTTACTGAACCAACCGCAGGATCGTTATCTCCCAGGATGGTACCTAACCGACGATTCTCTCGAAAGAGCTGGTAGAATCAAAAAAGAATAA
- the SDH5 gene encoding succinate dehydrogenase assembly factor SDH5 (similar to Saccharomyces cerevisiae EMI5 (YOL071W); ancestral locus Anc_3.144): MLRTISTRLSLRYSTARPTSVAFVPRLGVSYYSSGEKPAEEDDVFLRIKVQPIERKGESIDKKRARLIYQSRKRGILETDLLLSRFAAKYLKDMSLKELEEYDSLLNELDWDIYYWATKNFDTSPLPKKWENSKLLEKLQDFSQNKEKEILRMPDLKNYWLKE, from the coding sequence ATGCTAAGAACAATTTCGACACGTCTTTCTCTAAGGTATTCAACTGCCAGACCAACTAGTGTGGCCTTCGTGCCTAGACTGGGCGTTTCTTACTACTCTTCTGGTGAGAAACCAGCCGAAGAAGACGACGTCTTTCTGAGGATCAAAGTGCAACCTATTGAACGTAAGGGTGAATCTATCGACAAGAAACGGGCACGCTTGATCTACCAGAGTCGTAAGAGAGGTATCCTGGAGACGGATCTGCTTTTGTCGCGGTTCGCTGCCAAATACTTGAAGGAtatgtctttgaaggaGCTTGAAGAATACGACTCATTGCTGAACGAACTCGATTGGGATATCTACTACTGGGCTACCAAGAACTTCGATACCAGTCCGCTGCCCAAGAAGTGGGAAAACTCCAAGTTGTTGGAAAAACTGCAAGATTTCAGCCAaaacaaagagaaagaaattcTCAGAATGCCTGATCTCAAGAACTACTGGCTCAAGGAGTAA
- the TDEL0D04740 gene encoding uncharacterized protein: MIRKVAVIGGGPAGLTTVYNSIKVNKDSENSFICVGFEARSKLGGVWSDTPGANLDTFPSTFDQLRFLQDERIAGDPRALFYEGSPLIGANYRQINLGSLTGSSPSKTIKVAKKARLARDGIFFTDKTGLYDNFMSNVPEDLMRYEDDTRDYKKDIAPRNSAISPLVDLPTITTHLKNFILENKLEEHYRLNTSIEYVDKMGPDKWIVVAKKSDPNKDHDDWYLESFDAVVVANGHFQIPYVPYYMSSPGREGNSGIHQFNQKFPGKLVHVRDIDLWYRRELPNYEGKSHHRRIVLVGKSFSCMDVLKRIIHLQKSGSLEIFISTDIPPMPENKANPFYWFDEWLVKTNRVTLKPEILSFTSESNKPTLTFTDGTQIKVVDHVIFATGYLYSYPFMSQVLMEQRKIFVTPDPRNVDHRPSNISRVTGLYLHTFSIAEPTLAFPGVSSNANFQSFHISAKAIVGAFSSFNQLFKKCEPTDYPYYDSIWHQILPSINDQLEWSRKRLAETGNNGSYHFYYPLPLLKEGWERPCEELFPQGQDSKHLFPSDAPKLSKDGITRLKDIFLEVME; this comes from the coding sequence ATGATAAGGAAGGTAGCAGTCATTGGTGGAGGTCCAGCAGGGTTGACGACGGTTTATAACTCCATCAAGGTTAATAAGGATAGTGAGAATTCATTCATATGTGTTGGATTCGAGGCCAGATCAAAACTAGGAGGTGTTTGGAGCGATACACCTGGGGCTAATCTTGATACATTCCCAAGTACATTTGACcaattgagatttttgCAGGATGAGCGAATTGCAGGGGATCCCAGGGCTTTGTTTTACGAAGGATCACCATTGATAGGTGCGAATTATAGGCAGATAAATCTAGGCAGCTTAACTGGATCGTCTCCCTCGAAAACAATTAAGGTGGCAAAGAAAGCAAGATTAGCAAGAGATGGTATTTTCTTTACCGACAAGACTGGTCTTTATGACAATTTCATGAGTAATGTTCcagaagatttgatgaGGTACGAAGATGATACCCGTGATTACAAGAAAGATATAGCACCGCGCAACTCTGCAATCTCACCTTTGGTCGACCTCCCCACTATTACAACTCACCTGAAGAACTTTATTCTCGAGAACAAACTGGAAGAGCATTATAGATTGAACACAAGCATTGAATATGTGGATAAAATGGGTCCTGATAAATGGATTGTCgttgccaagaaatcagaTCCTAATAAAGATCATGATGACTGGTATTTGGAATCGTTTGACGCCGTTGTGGTCGCAAATGGACATTTCCAAATCCCATATGTGCCTTATTATATGAGCAGTCCCGGTCGCGAAGGCAACAGTGGCATACATCAATTCAACCAGAAATTTCCTGGAAAGCTAGTTCATGTTAGAGATATTGACCTTTGGTACCGGAGAGAGCTGCCCAATTACGAAGGTAAGTCCCACCATCGTCGAATTGTGCTAGTGGGGAAGAGCTTTAGTTGCATGGATGTCTTAAAGAGAATTATACATCTGCAAAAATCAGGTAGCTTGGAAATATTCATATCTACTGATATTCCCCCAATGCCAGAGAACAAAGCTAACCCATTCTACTGGTTTGATGAATGGCTTGTAAAAACAAACAGAGTCACATTGAAACCAGAGATCCTTTCATTCACGAGTGAGTCAAATAAACCTACTTTGACGTTCACAGATGGTACGCAAATTAAAGTAGTGGACCACGTAATATTCGCAACTGGCTATCTTTATAGCTATCCTTTTATGTCTCAAGTACTAATGGAACAGCGCAAAATATTTGTTACACCAGATCCACGTAATGTTGACCACAGGCCATCCAATATCTCGCGTGTGACTGGTTTATATCTACACACTTTCTCCATCGCAGAGCCCACTCTCGCGTTCCCAGGTGTTTCCAGCAATGCAAACTTTCAATCCTTCCACATCTCAGCTAAGGCAATTGTCGGTGCATTTAGCAGCTTCAATCAACTATTCAAAAAATGCGAACCTACCGATTATCCTTACTATGACTCCATCTGGCATCAGATTTTGCCTTCTATTAACGATCAACTGGAGTGGTCTAGAAAAAGACTCGCAGAGACGGGAAATAATGGATCCTACCACTTTTACTACCCCTTACCTCTCCTAAAAGAAGGCTGGGAGAGGCCTTGTGAGGAATTGTTTCCCCAAGGTCAAGATTCAAAGCACCTTTTTCCATCGGACGCTCCAAAATTATCAAAGGACGGAATTACAAGACTAAAAGATATCTTCCTCGAGGTAATGGAATAA
- the PRP11 gene encoding spliceosome assembly protein PRP11 (similar to Saccharomyces cerevisiae PRP11 (YDL043C); ancestral locus Anc_3.150), which translates to MDYQNRAGSKKGAGGVASDAQADLARRKQVEDLLKGGEDIPYTFQETNDQEEKLRKNPYIYKNHSGKLVCKLCNTMHVSWSSVERHLSGKKHGLNVLRRGNTTSNGNGGSEYSAKNDRDREFHKEVETRRSALQNNGLVPKCSVVSVRDESTNSEGVAIRVDYDEDGAIADESITPMIRIVSGLELQEAEKKDRKYLAIAYEPFEIVAIEIPSDRQIKMDKLETIRDSVDEVNSKSTFWDPVHGKFYVQVFFE; encoded by the coding sequence ATGGATTATCAAAATAGGGCTGGTTCGAAGAAGGGAGCGGGTGGTGTTGCCTCTGATGCTCAGGCAGACCTGGCTAGACGGAAACAAGTGGAAGACCTACTAAAAGGTGGCGAAGATATTCCATATACATTCCAGGAGACCAATGAccaggaagaaaaattgagaaagaaccCTTATATCTACAAGAACCATTCCGGTAAGCTTGTCTGCAAGCTATGTAACACCATGCATGTGTCATGGTCTAGTGTAGAGCGCCATTTAAGTGGTAAAAAACATGGTTTGAACGTTCTTAGACGTGGCAACACGACGAGCAATGGTAATGGTGGGTCAGAGTATTCAGCAAAGAATGATCGCGACCGCGAATTCCATAAGGAAGTCGAAACTAGACGTAGCGCCTTACAGAACAATGGTTTGGTACCGAAGTGCTCTGTCGTAAGTGTGAGAGATGAATCAACTAATAGTGAAGGGGTTGCCATACGAGTAGATTATGATGAGGACGGAGCTATCGCCGATGAGAGCATCACACCAATGATAAGAATTGTATCAGGTTTAGAGCTGCAGGAAGCAGAAAAGAAAGACAGAAAGTACCTAGCAATCGCGTACGAGCCTTTTGAAATAGTTGCCATCGAAATTCCGTCAGATAGACAGATTAAGATGGACAAACTCGAAACTATTCGAGATTCGGTAGATGAAGTCAATTCAAAGTCTACTTTTTGGGATCCCGTCCACGGTAAGTTTTACGTTCAAGTTTTTTTTGAATAA
- the MRP10 gene encoding mitochondrial 37S ribosomal protein mS37 (similar to Saccharomyces cerevisiae MRP10 (YDL045W-A); ancestral locus Anc_3.145): MSGKPPIHRLPPLPRLKVKKPIITQEANKCLVLMSNLLQCWSSNGHMNTVCENLAKELKVCTAERALGKGNKVEKSNINYHAARLYDRISGKPHD; encoded by the coding sequence ATGTCCGGTAAGCCACCCATTCATAGACTGCCACCTTTGCCTAGgttgaaggtgaagaaacCAATAATAACGCAGGAAGCAAACAAATGCCTGGTGCTGATGTCGAATTTGCTGCAATGTTGGTCTTCAAACGGACATATGAACACTGTTTGTGAGAATTTGGCCAAAGAACTGAAAGTTTGCACAGCAGAGAGAGCCTTAGGTAAGGGGAATAAAGTGGAAAAGAGTAACATCAATTACCATGCCGCAAGACTGTACGACAGAATTAGCGGGAAGCCTCACGACTGA